The sequence GCCCGTCGGCCCGCCGACGCGCCCGCCCCGCCCGCCGGCGCCCCGGACCTACCCGCCCGCCGGCCCGCCCCGGAGCCGGGCAGCGCCGCTCAGGTCCACAGCTCCGTGATCGCCACGTCCAGGCCGGCCAGCAGACGGCGCAGCAGCGGCAGGGAGAGGCCGATGACATTGCCGGGGTCGCCGTCGATGCCGTCGATGAAGGGGGCGGAGCGGCCGTCGAGGGTGAAGGCGCCCGCGACGAACAGCGGTTCGCCGCTCTCGACGTAGGCGGCGATCTCGGCGTCGGTGGGCTCGCCGAAGCGGACCGTGGTCGAGGCGGTGGCGGAGACCTGGCGGCCGCCCGCCGCCGTGTCGATGACGCAGTGCCCGGTCTGCAGGATGCCGGAGCGGCCGCGCATGGACTTCCAGCGGGCGGTGGCATCCTCGGCATCGGCGGGCTTGCCGAGCGCCCGCCCGTCCAGCTCCAGGA is a genomic window of Streptomyces sp. Edi2 containing:
- a CDS encoding nucleoside triphosphate pyrophosphatase — translated: MTEEPRPRRLVLASQSPARLALLRQAGLAPEVIVSGVDEDALTAATPGELARVLAEAKATAVAARPEAAGALVVGCDSVLELDGRALGKPADAEDATARWKSMRGRSGILQTGHCVIDTAAGGRQVSATASTTVRFGEPTDAEIAAYVESGEPLFVAGAFTLDGRSAPFIDGIDGDPGNVIGLSLPLLRRLLAGLDVAITELWT